A genomic segment from Phragmites australis chromosome 6, lpPhrAust1.1, whole genome shotgun sequence encodes:
- the LOC133922116 gene encoding replication protein A 70 kDa DNA-binding subunit C-like, whose amino-acid sequence MDAAQLTPGAVQAIADEAGPAAIQPVLQVVKLRLVTTKADNANSNSSSRFRMVLSDGAHSLQSMLATALNPLVRDGTLRVGTIVHLNEFVCNTIQGKRIIIVVKLEILQSECTMIGSPKNYEAKSLTKVQDPNIPTSAAQSNSRIYSGGPGMMGSSVAPRAEQAANKLSYSGPYNGAQGMVGSSIGQTVEPGPSNVFTGGSYGAMSAQNTINANMVQPKSQQPLLNSHQNEMFAVPATGGGFGPPGNTYGHPAQPSYQQLPPDCINRGPAAGNESTTHIVPIASLNRYRQNKWTIKARVTAKTDLRYYTNSKGPGKVFSFDLLDAQGGEIRATCFNLAVDQFYDLIEVDKVYLISRGNLKPAEKKYNHLNHEYEITLDASISSVEICSGDDNSIPRQQFNFQQISEIENMDNDAMVDLLGVVTSVGPSDTIMKKNGTETQKRTLQLKDMSGRSVELTIWGNFCNVEGQQLQLQCDSGLNPILALKGVRVNDFGGRSVGTISSTQLKMNPDFPEAERLRQWYIIEGKTAACVPLSREMSNMGRGDVRKTIAQINAENLGRSGKPDWITIKAAISEVRTESFYYPACPLMFNKKPCNKKAIQNGDGMWHCERCDKIFENCEYRYLVTFRIQDHTGTTFVTAFQEAGEQIFGCPAQELFLIRNVNQDVALFTEIIEGVRWHQYLFKLRVREEVFNDEKHVKCSIVKAEKVDPLEESRILLGAIDSLLLDGLGSNPGVQGAVITPNAGFTNSQGGHNVLTSNNAYTMNMGAANQFGRQGSIGGWMSTPLSATQNVQTCSACGSSGHNAQNCPSGVDRQQPSAGGHFTGINYGSTAGNASSGLCFKCNQPGHWSRDCPGQASGPQQQAYGKSVASGGFTGRNYGATAGNTWSDVCFKCNQPGHWSRDCPGQSTGPRHQTYGNSMASGGYSR is encoded by the exons ATGGATGCCGCGCAGCTGACGCCGGGCGCGGTGCAGGCGATCGCGGACGAGGCGGGGCCGGCGGCGATCCAGCCGGTGCTGCAGGTGGTGAAGTTGCGCCTCGTCACCACCAAGGCCGACAACGCCAACTCCAACTCGTCGTCACGGTTCCGCATGGTGCTCTCCGACGGCGCCCACTCGCTACAGTCTATGCTCGCCACTGCCTTGAACCCACTCGTCAGGGACGGCACTCTACGCGTGGGCACCATCGTCCACCTCAACGAGTTCGTGTGCAATACCATCCAGGGTAAAAG GATCATTATTGTTGTGAAACTGGAAATTCTGCAAAGTGAGTGCACCATGATCGGGAGCCCCAAAAACTACGAAGCGAAAAGTTTAACTAAGGTACAAGACCCTAACATACCGACCAGTGCAGCTCAAAGTAATAGTAGAATCTATTCCGGTGGCCCAGGCATGATGGGGTCTTCCGTTGCTCCAAGGGCAGAGCAGGCTGCTAACAAACTCTCATATAGTGGACCCTATAACGGTGCTCAAGGCATGGTGGGGTCTTCTATTGGCCAGACAGTAGAACCTGGTCCTAGCAATGTGTTCACTGGTGGCTCTTATGGTGCAATGTCGGCACAGAACACAATTAATGCCAACATGGTACAGCCAAAATCTCAGCAGCCTTTGCTGAACTCTCATCAAAATGAAATGTTTGCAGTTCCTGCCACAGGTGGGGGCTTTGGCCCTCCTGGCAATACTTACGGGCACCCTGCACAGCCTTCATATCAGCAGCTGCCTCCAGATTGTATCAATCGAGGCCCTGCTGCTGGGAATGAATCTACAACTCATATCGTTCCGATTGCTTCATTGAATCGGTACCGGCAGAATAAGTGGACAATCAAGGCTAGGGTGACTGCAAAGACTGATCTCAGGTACTACACCAACTCCAAAGGTCCAGGAAAAGTTTTCTCATTTGATCTCCTTGATGCACAAGGCGGAGAAATTCGCGCAACATGCTTCAATTTGGCGGTTGATCAATTTTATGACCTAATTGAGGTTGATAAGGTGTACTTGATATCTAGAGGAAATCTTAAACCCGCAGAGAAGAAGTATAACCATTTGAACCATGAGTACGAAATAACTCTGGATGCATCAATATCGTCTGTTGAGATTTGCTCTGGTGATGATAACAGCATCCCTAGGCAGCAGTTCAATTTCCAGCAGATCAGCGAAATAGAGAACATGGATAACGATGCCATGGTTGATTTACTTGGTGTTGTTACATCAGTTGGCCCTTCTGATACAATAATGAAGAAGAATGGCACTGAAACCCAGAAAAGAACTCTTCAACTGAAAGACATGTCTGGTCGGAGCGTGGAATTAACCATTTGGGGAAACTTCTGTAATGTTGAAGGTCAGCAGCTGCAGTTGCAGTGTGATTCTGGTTTGAATCCTATACTTGCTTTGAAAGGTGTCCGTGTCAATGATTTCGGGGGCAGATCAGTGGGCACAATCAGTTCAACTCAGTTAAAGATGAACCCAGACTTTCCTGAGGCAGAAAGGCTGAGGCAGTGGTACATAATTGAAGGAAAGACTGCCGCTTGTGTTCCTTTATCTCGGGAAATGTCTAATATGGGCCGGGGTGATGTCCGCAAAACGATTGCACAGATCAATGCTGAAAACTTGGGGCGATCAGGTAAGCCAGACTGGATCACTATTAAGGCTGCAATTTCAGAAGTACGGACTGAGAGTTTTTATTATCCAGCTTGCCCGTTGATGTTTAACAAGAAGCCATGTAACAAAAAGGCCATACAGAATGGTGATGGGATGTGGCATTGTGAAAGATGTGATAAGATCTTTGAAAACTGTGAGTATAGGTACTTGGTTACGTTTCGAATCCAAGATCACACCGGTACTACCTTTGTTACTGCATTCCAGGAGGCCGGTGAGCAGATATTTGGCTGTCCGGCTCAAGAACTTTTCTTGATAAGAAATGTCAACCAAGATGTCGCACTATTCACCGAGATCATAGAAGGGGTCCGTTGGCATCAATATCTATTCAAGTTGAGAGTCAGGGAGGAAGTGTTCAACGATGAGAAGCATGTGAAATGTAGCATTGTTAAAGCTGAAAAAGTGGATCCATTGGAAGAGAGTAGAATCCTTCTTGGAGCGATTGACAGCCTTCTACTGGATGGGTTAGGCTCAAACCCAGGGGTGCAAGGCGCTGTTATTACCCCTAACGCAGGTTTCACCAATTCACAAGGCGGTCACAATGTGCTTACCTCCAACAACGCCTATACCATGAATATGGGTGCCGCAAATCAGTTTGGGCGGCAAGGAAGCATAGGTGGGTGGATGTCAACCCCACTGTCAGCGACACAAAATGTACAGACTTGCAGTGCTTGTGGATCCAGTGGGCACAACGCACAGAACTGCCCTTCTGGTGTGGATAGGCAGCAACCATCTGCAGGTGGCCACTTCACAGGCATTAACTATGGCTCTACTGCTGGCAATGCCAGCTCGGGTTTGTGCTTCAAATGTAATCAGCCTGGGCACTGGTCTAGAGACTGTCCAGGGCAGGCTTCTGGTCCCCAGCAACAGGCATATGGGAAGAGTGTTGCATCGGGAGGCTTCACAGGCCGTAACTATGGTGCTACCGCTGGTAACACCTGGTCGGATGTGTGTTTCAAATGCAACCAGCCTGGGCACTGGTCTAGAGACTGTCCAGGGCAATCAACCGGACCCCGGCACCAAACATATGGGAATAGCATGGCATCAGGAGGTTACAGTAGGTAA